A genome region from Schistocerca americana isolate TAMUIC-IGC-003095 chromosome 1, iqSchAmer2.1, whole genome shotgun sequence includes the following:
- the LOC124553280 gene encoding centrosomal and chromosomal factor-like: MAACYPGFELAPPPPTSSTTSAAAAAAAAAAAAAAAAAAAARGQQTKDYSRPLHVDCSVEYELPNQAKPPEGARSEPLLMIHPCYYRRAESQRRSPFINNLPRTGAAVAVTVSAGVAAPAPAPRDPLLCGDLTSSADSGHWTDTERSPADARLHRDFAPDSGIATPVSLDDKAVLSGELIIATRADRRSSRRLQPFCLQCARVAKYRAI; the protein is encoded by the exons ATGGCAGCGTGCTACCCGGGCTTCGAACTGGCGCCGCCCCCGCCTACGTCGTCGACGACGTCGgccgccgcggcggcggcggcggccgcggcagccgcggcggcggcggcagcggcggccgcgCGGGGACAGCAGACCAAGGACTACTCGCGGCCGCTGCACGTGGACTGCAGCGTCGAGTACGAGCTGCCGAACCAGGCCAAGCCTCCGGAGGGGGCCCGCTCCGAGCCGCTGCTCATGATCCACCCCTGCTACTACCGGCGCGCCGAGAGCCAGCGGCGCAGCCCCTTCATCAACAACCTGCCGAGGACGGGCGCGGCCGTGGCGGTGACCGTGTCCGCAGGGGTGGCGGCGCCGGCGCCCGCCCCC CGCGACCCGCTGCTGTGCGGCGACCTGACGTCGAGCGCGGACTCCGGCCACTGGACGGACACGGAGCGCAGCCCGGCGGACGCGCGCCTGCACCGCGACTTCGCGCCCGACTCCGGCATCGCGACGCCCGTCTCGCTGGACGACAAAGCGGTGCTCTCAGGTGAGCTCATCATCGCGACGAGGGCGGACCGACGCAGCAGCCGCCGGCTGCAGCCCTTCTGCCTGCAGTGCGCCCGCGTCGCCAAGTACCGGGCCATATAG